One window of the Perca flavescens isolate YP-PL-M2 chromosome 16, PFLA_1.0, whole genome shotgun sequence genome contains the following:
- the LOC114570563 gene encoding putative per-hexamer repeat protein 5, translated as MCSLDHCKRARGGGGALLTAAVPCRAEPCRDPPAKTQHLYPLWRNQRVTTHTPRFYKEPFEYSPQNKSNHVRGAAVGQGQVYGTVVSSGASYSTVVSSGTGCSTVVSSGTGYSTVVSSGPGYSTVVGSGACYSTVVGSGASYSTVVGSGTGYSTVVSSGPGYSTVVGSGACYSTVVGSGASCSTVVGSGTGYSTVVSSGPGYSTVVGSGACYSTVVGSGASYSTVVGSGTSYSTVGSSGTGYSTVVGSGAGYSTVVGSGTSYSTVVGSGTCYSTVVSSGASYSTVVSSGASYSTVVSSGASYSTVVSSGASYCTVVGQGQVYSTVVSSGASYSTVVGSGASYSTVVGQGLLYGTVVGSGAGYSTVVSSGASYSTVVSSGASYCTVVGQGQVYSTVVSSWASYSTVVSSGASYSTVVGSGTGYSTVVGSGTGYSTVVGSGTCYSTMVGSGTCYSTVVGSGTGYSTVVGSGASYSTVVSSGAGYCTVVGQGQVYSTVVSSGASYSTVVGSGASYSTVVGQGQVYSTVVSSGAAVRHSGGFRGRLQHSGEFRGQLQHSGEFMGQLQHSGEFRGQLQYSGGFRDRLQHSGEFRDRLQHSGEFRGQLQHSGGFRDKLEHSGGFRDLLQHNGGFRDLLQHSGGFRDRLQHSVVGSGTCHSTVVSSGASYSTVVDSGTCYSTVVGSGPGYSTVVGSGTCYSTVVGSGPGYSTMVGSGTCYSTVVDSGTCYSTVVGSGPSAWSSSH; from the exons ATGTGCAGTCTGGATCATTGTAAGCGTGcacgggggggtgggggggctttGTTAACCGCTGCCGTGCCGTGCCGTGCCGAGCCGTGCCGTGACCCCCCCGCCAAAACGCAGCATCTGTACCCACTTTGGAGGAATCAGCGTGTTACGACCCACACGCCACGCTTTTATAAAGAGCCATTTGAATATTCTCCGCAGAACAAAAGCAATCATGTTCGCGGCGCGGCAGTGGGTCAGGGGCAGGTGTACGGCACAGTGGTGAGTTCAGGGGCCAGCTACAGCACAGTGGTGAGTTCAGGGACCGGCTGCAGCACAGTGGTGAGTTCAGGGACCGGCTACAGCACAGTGGTGAGTTCAGGGCCCGGCTACAGCACAGTGGTGGGTTCAGGGGCCTGCTACAGCACAGTGGTGGGTTCAGGGGCCAGCTACAGCACAGTGGTGGGTTCAGGGACCGGCTACAGCACAGTGGTGAGTTCAGGGCCCGGCTACAGCACAGTGGTGGGTTCAGGGGCCTGCTACAGCACAGTGGTGGGTTCAGGGGCCAGCTGCAGCACAGTGGTGGGTTCAGGGACCGGCTACAGCACAGTGGTGAGTTCAGGGCCCGGCTACAGCACAGTGGTGGGTTCAGGGGCCTGCTACAGCACAGTGGTGGGTTCAGGGGCCAGCTACAGCACAGTGGTGGGTTCAGGGACAAGCTACAGCACAGTGGGGAGTTCAGGGACCGGCTACAGCACAGTGGTGGGTTCAGGGGCCGGCTACAGCACAGTGGTGGGTTCAGGGACAAGCTACAGCACAGTGGTGGGTTCAGGGACCTGCTACAGCACAGTGGTGAGTTCAGGGGCCAGCTACAGCACAGTGGTGAGTTCAGGGGCCAGCTACAGCACAGTGGTGAGTTCAGGGGCCAGCTACAGCACAGTGGTGAGTTCAGGGGCCAGCTACTGCACAGTGGTGGGTCAGGGGCAGGTGTACAGCACAGTGGTGAGTTCAGGGGCCAGCTACAGCACAGTGGTGGGTTCAGGGGCCAGCTACAGCACAGTGGTGGGTCAGGGGCTGCTGTACGGCACAGTGGTGGGTTCAGGGGCCGGCTACAGCACAGTGGTGAGTTCAGGGGCCAGCTACAGCACAGTGGTGAGTTCAGGGGCCAGCTACTGCACAGTGGTGGGTCAGGGGCAGGTGTACAGCACAGTGGTGAGTTCATGGGCCAGCTACAGCACAGTGGTGAGTTCAGGGGCCAGCTACAGTACAGTGGTGGGTTCAGGGACCGGCTACAGCACAGTGGTGGGTTCAGGGACCGGCTACAGCACAGTGGTGGGTTCAGGGACCTGCTACAGCACAATGGTGGGTTCAGGGACCTGCTACAGCACAGTGGTGGGTTCAGGGACCGGCTATAGCACAGTGGTGGGTTCAGGGGCCAGCTACAGCACAGTGGTGAGTTCAGGGGCCGGCTACTGCACAGTGGTGGGTCAGGGGCAGGTGTACAGCACAGTGGTGAGTTCAGGGGCCAGTTACAGCACAGTGGTGGGTTCAGGGGCCAGCTACAGCACAGTGGTGGGTCAGGGGCAGGTGTACAGCACAGTGGTGAGTTCAGGGGCTGCTGTACGGCACAGTGGTGGGTTCAGGGGCCGGCTACAGCACAGTGGTGAGTTCAGGGGCCAGCTACAGCACAGTGGTGAGTTCATGGGCCAGCTACAGCACAGTGGTGAGTTCAGGGGCCAGCTACAGTACAGTGGTGGGTTCAGGGACCGGCTACAGCACAGTGGTGAGTTCAGGGACCGGCTACAGCACAGTGGTGAGTTCAGGGGCCAGCTACAGCACAGTGGTGGGTTCAGGGACAAGCTAGAGCACAGTGGTGGGTTCAGGGACCTGCTACAGCACAATGGTGGGTTCAGGGACCTGCTACAGCACAGTGGTGGGTTCAGGGACCGGCTACAGCACAGTG TGGTGGGTTCAGGGACCTGCCACAGCACAGTGGTGAGTTCAGGGGCCAGCTACAGCACAGTGGTGGATTCAGGGACCTGCTACAGCACAGTGGTGGGTTCAGGGCCCGGCTACAGCACAGTGGTGGGTTCAGGGACCTGCTACAGCACAGTGGTGGGTTCAGGGCCCGGCTACAGCACAATGGTGGGTTCAGGGACCTGCTACAGCACAGTGGTGGATTCAGGGACCTGCTACAGCACAGTGGTGGGTTCAGGGCCCAGCGCGTGGAGCTCCAGCCATTAA